GGAATAGAATCCACCATTAGCTGCAGAACCTTTATCATCCGTAAACAAAACTGCTTTACTGAAAAAACTTGCTCCGTTGTCTATTACGTCACTACGCATTTCGTTTAAACGGTCAATTACTTTTTGTTTTTGTTCTTTTGAGATTTCTGGCTTGATTACAATTTCTGCAATTTCTACCTCATCACCAACAGTTGGTCTTTCATCTTCTGGAATAGCCTTAAAGAACTGTCTTACCTCTTCTGGGGTAATCGTTACTTTCTCAACAATGTGTTTTTGCATTGCTTGAGTTAATTTATTTTGCTTTACAATATCAAAGAAATAATCTCTAAATTCTTCTTCTGTTTTTTTGTTGTAAAACCCTAAAATTCGATCAATTCCACCTACTTCTTCCACCATTCTGTTGATCTGATCATTCATGAATCCAGTTACTTCTGCATCATTCACTTCGATACTATCTTGAACTGCTTGGTGGGCATATAATTTATCTTCTAATAAACGCTCAAATAAATCACATTTTGACAAATTATCAATAGGAATACGCTGTGCTTTTAGCTCCAACAAGGTTTTATCAATTTCGGATTCTAAGATTACGTAATCTCCAACTACCCCAACTACCCCATCAATTTTTCTCTTTCCCGCCGGATTTTGCGCTTGCATACCGCCTATCATCACACATGATAGTCCTAGTGCAAACAGCACCTTCTTACTGATAAATTTCATAATTTTTATCTTTTTTTGCATCTTTTAAAATATCTTCTTCTATCTGTTTTAGTAATTCCATTTTTCGATTATTTAAAACCATCAATCGCAATGAGGGTTCTAAATAGGAATAAGGAACCATATCTCCTTTTTTCAAAACTTGATTGATACGCACAAAGTACGTACTATTTTCATCCTTAACCTCGAAATAGGTATTATTTTTTAAATATTGTTCTCTATTTTCTGCATTAATAAAAGGGAGTTTCTCATAGATTTGAGAGACATTCACCCATAATGAATCATTTAAGACATATGATTTCATTTGTAAGGACAACTGATCTAGCAATTCATACTTGATCTCCTTCCCTCCATTAAATCCACTCTTCACCTTATTAAAATGCGTGTTGGAATTTAAAATATTGACATAAGAAAGTTTGACCAACATATCGTCTACTCGAAATCCTTGTTTCACTTGATCATAATACGTTTTGAGGTCACTTGCTCGAACAACCGTATCAATCGATTGTTGTACTAATTTTTCCAGATATCCTTTGATGAGTAATTCCGATTTAAAATTAGCGACTAGTTCATCGATCTCTTTCTTCTTTTCATCGGATAAATTAAACTCTGCAGCATCCATTAACAGCTGTTTGGTTGCCCATTTATTAATGAATAATTCTACCATTGCAATACTGTCCTTCACTGTACTTTGTGGGGGCACGATACTTTGCAAAGAGGAACGCTCTAAATATTTGTTATCCACTCGAGCGACATATTTATCTCCATCGAGTTTCTTTTGCTTGTCACAACTAGTATAGCCCAAAAGTATCGCTAGTAAAACAACGCTATATTTGATGTATCTAATTTCTCTATACTTCATTACCTATACTTTATATTTCTTATTCGCTAACAAAAATAACATTTATAAGCCATAAATGGGACTATTTTTAAAAAAACGAATCAAAATACGCTTAAATAAACGAGTTAAAAAACGTAATTAACAATATTACTAATACCTCATTTATTTACCTTAAGGATTAACATTCTATTTAGTTTTTTCAATCGAATTTCGCTTTCTTAGCTTCCGTTAATTCCTTTGTCCCAATTCGTTTAGCTCTTCTTTTTACTAAAGAAACTATACCTTACAGAAACGATTGCGATTCATTATTATTATTTTCAGCAAATAATGAGTATTTTTGCAACCTAATTTTTTTAGAGATGAGTTTTTTAACAGAAATAGAACGCAGAAGAACATTTGGTGTAATTGCTCACCCCGATGCTGGTAAGACAACCTTAACAGAGAAATTGCTACTTTTTGGAGGGGCAATTCAAGAAGCTGGTGCAGTAAAAAATAATAAGATTAAAAAAGGAGCTACTTCCGATTTCATGGAGATTGAGCGCCAAAGAGGAATCTCAGTTGCTACATCTGTATTAGCCTTTAACTATAAAGACAAAAAAGTCAACATCTTAGATACACCTGGTCACAAGGATTTTGCTGAAGATACATTCCGTACTTTAACAGCCGTTGATAGTGTGATTGTGGTGATTGACGTTGCAAAAGGGGTGGAAGAACAAACGGAAAAATTGGTTGAAGTATGTCGTATGCGCAACATTCCGATGATTGTTTTCATCAATAAATTAGACCGTGAAGGACGTGATGCTTTTGACTTGATGGATGAAGTAGAGCAAAAACTTCAATTGAAAGTAACTCCTTTGAGTTATCCTATCGGAATGGGGTATGATTTCAAAGGAATCTACAACATTTGGGAAAAGAACATTAACTTATTCACAGATGACAGCAGAAAGAATATTGATGATGTGATTAATATTTCTGACTTAGAATCAAAAGAATTAGACGAATTAATCGGTACTAAACCAGCAGATAAATTAAGAGAAGAATTAGAAATTATTCATGAGATTTATCCTGATTTCGATCGTGAAGCTTATGTACAAGGACAATTGCAACCTGTATTTTTTGGTTCAGCTTTAAACAATTTTGGAGTTCGAGAATTATTGGATTGCTTTATTCAAATTGCACCTTCTCCAAGAGCAAAGGAATCAGATACGCGAGTAGTTGAACCTACAGAAAAAGGATTTAGTGGTTTTGTGTTCAAAATTCACGCCAATATGGATCCAAAACACAGAGACCGTTTGGCTTTCATCAAAATTGTATCAGGTACATTTGAGCGAAATACTCCTTATTTACACGTTCGTCAAAATAAAAAACTAAAATTCTCAAGTCCAAATGCTTTCTTCGCAGAGAAAAAAGAAATTGTAGATATTTCTTATGCGGGAGATATTGTGGGCTTACACGATACAGGAAACTTCAAGATTGGAGATACCTTGACAGAAGGAGAAATCATGAGCTTTAAAGGAATTCCTAGCTTCTCTCCAGAACACTTCCGATACATCAATAATGCAGATCCGATGAAATCAAAGCAATTAGAAAAAGGAATTGACCAGTTGATGGATGAAGGAGTTGCTCAGTTGTTTACGTTAGAAATGAATGGTCGTAAAGTAATTGGAACCGTTGGAGCGTTACAATATGAAGTTATTCAGTACCGTTTAGAGCACGAATACGGAGCTAAATGTACGTATGAAAACTTCCCTGCTTACAAAGCATGTTGGGTTCGACCTGAAGATCCAAAGAATGAAGAGTTCAAAGAATTTAAACGCATCAAGCAAAAATTCTTAGCAATAGATAAATCAGGACAATTGGTTTTCTTAGCAGATAGTGAATTCTCCGTTCAAATGACACAGAGTAAATTCCCTACAGTAAAACTAGGATTTACTTCAGAAGAGATTGACAAATAATTAGTTATATAGATACGCAAGTATTGTTCAAATAAGAAGAGGGTGTTTTTTACATCCTCTTTTCTTTTTTTAGTGAGGTTTGTGAGGTTCGTTTTTTGTAAAAATTAACCCCAACCCTATTAAGATCTCACCAATCACACCGTCTCATCATCTATCTCACCTATTTTATATTGGTTTTGGTGTTCGATGAATATATCTCACCGAGTTGCTATTTTGTTTTGGTGTTCAATGAATCTACACTTCGTTTCGATTTTCACTGCGTTTCGATTTTCACTTCGTTTCGATTTCACCACCTCACCAATCTCACCACCTCAACCTCTCACCACCTCAACCTCTCACCACCTCACCTTCTCATCGCCTCACCTTCTCATCGCCTCAACCTCTCATCGCCTCACCCTCTCACCACCTCACCCTCTCACCACCTCCCCCTCTTTCAGCTGTTTCAAACTGCGATTCAAACTTCGCACTGAAATGCCAAGATAAGCTGCCATGTCCTCTTTTGATAAGGTAATGGCTTGTTTTTTCTGCATTTCGACCAATTGATGTAAACTATACTCTATGGTATACAACTGCTGATAAGAGGCTCTGCGTGCTGTATTGACAATGCGCGAAGCAAAGGCATCCAAGAGCAATTCATATAACGCACTATCTTTGTTGAGTAAAGATTGAAAAAAAGTGTAGGACAACACATAAGTTTCTACCACATCCAAAGCCTGTACATTACACAACCCCTCAATTTTTCGAATGTATTCAATATCCCCAATAATCTCCCCTTTACCCAAAAACTCCACGATGTATTCTTTTTCATTTTCTTCTTCAAAGAAAACTTTAGTCACTCCTTGCTTGATTAATAAAACATGGGATGCTTTTTCATTTTGCAGAAATAAATAATCTCCAGGAGCAAACGTCACAATGGCAATAGCATCGCTGGGATAGGTATGCTGAAGATAAAGTTCATCAAGATAGTGTAAGAAAGTTTCGTTAGTTCGTATCATAGCTTGTAAGACAATTGTCCCTTTTGTTTATTTTAATTTACAGAAATTTACCGCATAAATTGCAAAAATACAAAACATGCGACTACAAAATAAAATAACGACTCTTGCTTTTGATGCTGATGATACGCTCTGGGTAAATGAACCTTATTTTCAAGAAGCGGAACAGCAATTCGTCCATCTTTTACAAGATTATCAAACAGCAGAACAACTTTCAAGTGAATTATACCAGACTGAAGTTAAGAATTTACCTTTGTATGGCTTCGGCATTAAAGGATTTATCTTATGTATGATCGAAACTGCTCAACGAGTAAGTCACCATCAAGTGTCCCCACAAATTATAGCTAACATCCTGGATTTAGGTCATGCTTTATTGCAACGTCCCGTTGAGTTACTCGCGGGTGTGCAACAAACGCTCGATGCACTGCACGGCAAGTACGATTTGATTCTCGCTACCAAAGGAGATCTACTCGACCAGCAGCGAAAAATAAAAAATTCTGCTCTCGGTGATTATTTTCATCACATTGAAATTATGAGTGATAAACAAACCGTAGATTATGAACACTTGTTGCGTCGCTTGTCGTGTAAACCCGAGCAGTTTTTTATGGTAGGCAATTCAATGAAATCGGATATTCTACCTGTATTAGCCTTGGATGCACATGCGGGTTATATTCCCTATTCCGTTACCTGGTCTCATGAACAACATGACACTCCCCTACAGCACGAAAAATTAATTACCTTACAAACATTACCAGATCTTTTACACTATTTATAGCTTATGAGACATTTAATCCACCTAGAAGAATGGAACAGAAAAGAACAATTTAAATTCTTTTCCACCTTTGATGAACCTTTTTTTGGTATTACAGTGACTATTGATTGTACACATGCCTATTCCCAAGCCAAACAAAACGGGCAATCATTTTTCTTGTATTACTTATACCGCGCTTTACAAGCCGCTAATCACATAGAGAATTTCCGCTATCGCATCGTTGATCAAGAGGTTTATCTGTATGATCAAATTCACGCTTCTCCAACCATCAATAGACCTAATGGTACCTTTGGTTTTGCTTATATGAATTACCATATCGATGAAGCCACCTTCATTCAACATGCGCAAGAAGAAATTAAAAAAACACAAGAGTCAACCGCTCTACTCCCTGCAATAACGGGAGAAAACGTCATTCACTTTTCTGCAGTTCCTTGGCTAAATTTCACCTCTCTTTCACATGCGAGAAGCTTTTCTTTTCCCGATAGTTCTCCTAAGATTTCTTTCGGAAAAGTAACAGAGAATCAAGGTATTTTAAGTATGCCCGTGTCTATTCACGCCCATCATGCGCTTGTTGATGGCTATCACGTGGGGCTGTTTGTGGAGGAATTTCAACGATTGATGGAAGAGGGTGAGATGGTGAGAAGATGAGAAGATGAGATGGTGAGAAGATGAGATGGTGAGATGGTGAGATGGTGAGTGGTAAAAAAATGCTTTTAATCGAAAAATCAATCTACTTTATAAAAAACAAAAAACCATCCCTACAAAGGATGGTTTTCTTATTTATGATTTTTATACTGTTAACCGTACACCGTTAACTGTTAACCCTTAACCGTAAACTATCTAATCCCCGATTGATTCAACCAAGCGCTATATTTTCTACTATTCTGGTTGTGTTGTGCTAATGTTTCAGCGAATTCATGGTATCCCATGCGATCAACGCTAGCGCAGAAATAGATATAATCGTGTTTTTCAGCGTTTAATACAGCATCAATGGTTCCTTTATCTGGCATAAAGATAGGTCCTGGAGGAAGTCCAACATTTTGATAGGTATTATACGGAGAAGCAATTTCTGTATCCTTGTGGTATACTCTTTTAATTACTTGATCAAAATCATCCGTGTATAATTTTTTCGCGTATACAACAGTTGGATCTGCTTGTAGTGGCATTCCAATACGCATGCGGTTTAAATACACACCCGCTACTTTAGATTTCTCGTCGTTTTTACTTGTTTCTTTTTGCACGATCGAAGCTAAAATTGCTACTTCTACTGGTGTTAATCCTAAAGCTGCTGCCTTTTCTTTTCGCTCTTCATCCCAGAATTTCAGGTATTCCTTGTGCATTCTGTTGCGCATTTTCAATGGAGTAACTGTCCAATAGAATTCATATGTTTCAGGTAAAAAACCTACTAGAACACTTTCTTTTGTAAAGCCATTTTCTTCCAAGAATTGAGGGTCATAAAACACCTCCATCATTGCGATACTATCGGCTTCTACTTGAGAAGCAATTCTTCCTGCTAAATTCTCAATACGCTCTTGGTTATTAAACGTTAAACGAACAGGAACATTTTTTCTCAATGCTTCAATTAAGCTGTAGCTATCCATCCCATTAGTCAACTTGAAACGACCCGCAATTAGGTTGCTGTTGAAGCTTCGTTGACTGGCAATTTCTTCAAATCCTTCTGGATTATTCAAATAGGGACGTAAAGCTTGTAATACATCCATGAAATTATCGGATGTACGGATATAAAAATACTCTTTTTCATCCCAGTTTTTTAAATTGGGCGAAAAGGCCTTCTGATACCATACATACAAATAACCCAAAAAAACAAAAGCACCTACTACCGAAAGTGCGATCAGTATATTTTTTAATTTCATCTTCTTTTTAAAATATTAACTGGTACATTATTTCATCTTTATACGTTTGACCCACTCTAGTCCACGCTTTTTTTATTCCAATTTCACTAAATTCAAACTTTGTAAACAGCTGAATACTCGCTTGATTATCGGATGCAATATTAGCATAAAGTTGGTTCAAATATAGATATTCTCTACTATAATTTAGAACTAATTCCAATGCCTGAGAACCAATTCCTTGCGCTCGATTAGTATCTTGTTGAATCACAATTCCCACTCCTGCTCTTCCATTCTTCGGGTCAAAATCAAACAAATCAATCAATCCCAAGGTTTCATTTGTTGCCTTTGAACAAATCACCAAGCGCAATTGTTTCGCTTCATAGATATCCAAATGGGCATTTTCTAAATATTGGTGAATCAAGAATCGGCTGTATGGTGTTTGTGTATTACTCACTTCCCACAAGCTCAAATCATTTTCTATTTGATAAATAAATTCTAAATCTTCCGGTTCTAAGGCACGAAGATAAATCGTTTCGTGTTCTAATCTAATCATAGTTATAGGGTAATGGATCCTTGAAAAACTAAAGTTGCAGGTCCTTTTAAAAATACCTTTTGATACGTTTGGTTTATGTATTCAAAATGAACAGCAAGTTCACCCCCTTCTACTTCTATCTTCACCTCATTGCTATCTACCTTTCCTAAGTTGTGCATTGCCAAAGCTACTGCTGTAGCTCCAGTTCCACAAGAAAGTGTTTCATCCTCTACCCCTCTTTCAAACGTGCGAATTCTAAAGTGATTGGGGCCTTCCTGTTCTACAAAGTTGACATTGGTCCCCTTGGGTGCATACGCTTCACTATGTCGAATCTGTTTTCCTTTTTTATACACATCAAAATAAGCCAAATCACGTACAATTTCAACATGATGGGGGGAACCTGTATTGAGAAATGCACCTTTTTTTTGTAGTTCAACGTGATCTACATCAATCATTTGTAAGGCAACAATCCCCTGCGAATCAATCGTTGCATAATGCAACCCATCAACTGCCGTAAAACGACACGTATCTTCTATGATGCCCAATTGCTTGGCAAAGGCAACGATACAACGTCCTCCATTGCCACACATCGTACTTTCTTTTCCGTCAGAATTGAAATATACCATTTTAAAATCTGCTTGTTCATCTTCTTCTACAAGAATCAACCCATCTGCTCCTATTCCAAATCGACGATCACATAAATGAGCAATCAACTCTTCCTTGGACGCATCAAAAGTTTTGTTGCGATTATCGAGCATAACGAAGTCATTTCCTGTACCTTGGTATTTCCAAAATGATAGCATATCCAATTATTTTTTCTGTGTTCGGAATCAAATTTACGAATAATCCGTTGTATTTGATACATTGTTAACCATTGGTTAAACACTTTTTAATTCCCGACATCCTTTTTTAATTTTACTAGAATCACATTTTATTCGTTCTATTATGAAAAAAATTTTTACAACTTTTTTCACCTGCCTTCTTACAGCAGGTATTACGTTAATAGGCTATACATATTATTTGGACAAACGAGCAGCAGCTGGAGAATCAATCCCTTTATTTGAGTCCTCCTCCTCATCGCATCAAGTGCCAACGGCGTCACCTGTTGACTTTACAAGTGCGGCCGAAAACACCGTCAATGCTGTGGTTCACGTAAAAAATTTAAGTTACATCACCACGCGTAGCAATCCTTTATTGGAATTTTTCTACGGGTATAAAGGCGGTACACAAACCCAAGTAGGAACAGGTTCTGGTGTAATTATTTCTGAAGACGGGTATATTGTGACAAATAACCACGTGATTGCCAATGCTTCAGAATTGGAAATTACCTTAAACAACAACCAAACCTATAAAGCTCGATTAATTGGATCTGAAAAACAGATGGACTTAGCCTTACTCAAGATTGACGCACCCGAAAAGCTCCCTTTTTTAACCTTTGGAGATTCTGATGCCATTCAATTGGGAGAATGGGTATTAGCTGTTGGGAACCCGTACAACTTGACCTCTACCGTGACAGCGGGGATTATATCAGCAAAAGCGAGAAATTTATCTGAAACGGGGATTCAATCATTTATTCAAACAGATGCAGCAGTCAATCCAGGAAATAGCGGTGGTGCTTTGGTGAATGTAAAAGGGGAGTTAATTGGTATTAATACCATGATTTCATCCAATACGGGTTCCTATGTTGGTTATGCCTTTGCTGTTCCTTCTAATGTAACAAAAAAAATTGTAGAAGACTTCTTAGAATTTGGCAATGTACAACAAGGAGCACTGGGGGTATCAGGTTTTGAACTGAATGCAAATTCAGCTAAACAACTCAACTTAACAACAAATCAGGGATTCTATATCCAAGAAGTGGTACAAGATTCCGATGCAGCTAAGGTTCAACTAAAAAAAGGAGATATTATTACTGCTATTAATGGGCGAACAATCACCTCTTTTGTAGATATTAAAAATATCCTCAATACCAAACGCCCTGGAGATCGAGTGCAATTAACGATCAATAGCAACAACAACATCCAACAAAAGGAGATTCGCTTAATTGCTGCTCAAGCCCCTACTTTTGCATTTAATGGCATCGAATTTGAAGACTTAACAGCAGAAGAACAGACCAAATACAAGGTAAACTATGGGGTTAAAATCACAGCAATTACCAATACAAAATTTATGCCGTATCGAGGGGAGCTAGTAGATGCTATTTTGCTAGCTATAAATGGGCAAAAAATTAACTCGATTGATGAGGCGAAAACATTATTTAGTCAAATCAATGAAAATCAACGCATCAAATTGGATATTTTATCTCCTAAGGGTGAACTAATTAAGGTTTATTTGTAAAAACGGGAGGGTTTAAATCAAAATTTAACTTTTGCTTTATTCATAAAAAAAGTAGACTTTTGCACTAATTTTATACAACACAATCTAACACAATATGAAAGATACAAGTTTATACGAAAAGGAATTGGCTTTTCAAGCAGACAGAAGAAAAGCATGTGTAGAGTTTATCAAAATCGTAAGTGATTTATGGTTTGACAAATCTATTGAATTATTAATGTTCCGCAATCAATTAATTGACCGTAGCGTTAGTGATATCATCAATTTACATGAATATGCTGCTAAGTTTGTTGAGAAACCGATTAACATTTTTGATACGGTTGAAATAGCGAAAGCAATTCAACAAGCTGATCTTCCACCTTCACGAATCGATATTGGTCGTTTAACGTATGAATATCATTTAGAAGACAACAAGCACAGCAATGCGTTAGGTTTTGTTGTTAGCAAATTAAAAGATGCTAAAAATACAGGAGAAATTGTTCCTAAAGATGTAGTTCTTTACGGTTTTGGACGTATTGGTCGTTTATTAGCTCGTGAGTTAATGAACAAAATTGGAAAAGGACAACAAATGCGTTTAAGAGCTATCGTTACTCGTGATAAAAACGATGCAGTTTTATTAGAGAAAAGAGCTTCTTTATTAAAATACGATTCTGTACACGGTGATTTCGAAGGTTCTGTAATTGCAGATCCAGCAAACAATGCTTTAATCATCAACGGAACAACTGTTCACATGATTTCAGCTAATACTCCTGAAGAAATTGACTATACTGCTTTTGATATTGACAACGCATTGATCATTGACAATACAGGAGCATTCACTACAGAGGAAGCGTTAAAACGTCACTTATCATCAAAAGGAGCTTCAAAAGTATTATTGACAGCACCTGGAAAAG
The window above is part of the Myroides odoratus DSM 2801 genome. Proteins encoded here:
- a CDS encoding peptidylprolyl isomerase, with the translated sequence MKFISKKVLFALGLSCVMIGGMQAQNPAGKRKIDGVVGVVGDYVILESEIDKTLLELKAQRIPIDNLSKCDLFERLLEDKLYAHQAVQDSIEVNDAEVTGFMNDQINRMVEEVGGIDRILGFYNKKTEEEFRDYFFDIVKQNKLTQAMQKHIVEKVTITPEEVRQFFKAIPEDERPTVGDEVEIAEIVIKPEISKEQKQKVIDRLNEMRSDVIDNGASFFSKAVLFTDDKGSAANGGFYSITKKAPFAKEFKEVAFSLAEGEISAPFETEFGFHIIYLEKIRGQHLDVRHILLVPKPTEQALEDAKKKLEGVREKIVNNEITFAEAAAASSDDKDTKQNGGVLRDPMTMDPRFDLNKMEDRELYFLVNSLKEKEISPVALKTDYRDQKSYRIVTINKKIASHKIDFVDDYTKVKNMALNKKQEGELQKWITKKINDAYINIQGEYRDCKFHNNWLKK
- a CDS encoding peptide chain release factor 3, whose protein sequence is MSFLTEIERRRTFGVIAHPDAGKTTLTEKLLLFGGAIQEAGAVKNNKIKKGATSDFMEIERQRGISVATSVLAFNYKDKKVNILDTPGHKDFAEDTFRTLTAVDSVIVVIDVAKGVEEQTEKLVEVCRMRNIPMIVFINKLDREGRDAFDLMDEVEQKLQLKVTPLSYPIGMGYDFKGIYNIWEKNINLFTDDSRKNIDDVINISDLESKELDELIGTKPADKLREELEIIHEIYPDFDREAYVQGQLQPVFFGSALNNFGVRELLDCFIQIAPSPRAKESDTRVVEPTEKGFSGFVFKIHANMDPKHRDRLAFIKIVSGTFERNTPYLHVRQNKKLKFSSPNAFFAEKKEIVDISYAGDIVGLHDTGNFKIGDTLTEGEIMSFKGIPSFSPEHFRYINNADPMKSKQLEKGIDQLMDEGVAQLFTLEMNGRKVIGTVGALQYEVIQYRLEHEYGAKCTYENFPAYKACWVRPEDPKNEEFKEFKRIKQKFLAIDKSGQLVFLADSEFSVQMTQSKFPTVKLGFTSEEIDK
- a CDS encoding Crp/Fnr family transcriptional regulator; the protein is MIRTNETFLHYLDELYLQHTYPSDAIAIVTFAPGDYLFLQNEKASHVLLIKQGVTKVFFEEENEKEYIVEFLGKGEIIGDIEYIRKIEGLCNVQALDVVETYVLSYTFFQSLLNKDSALYELLLDAFASRIVNTARRASYQQLYTIEYSLHQLVEMQKKQAITLSKEDMAAYLGISVRSLNRSLKQLKEGEVVRG
- a CDS encoding HAD family hydrolase; amino-acid sequence: MRLQNKITTLAFDADDTLWVNEPYFQEAEQQFVHLLQDYQTAEQLSSELYQTEVKNLPLYGFGIKGFILCMIETAQRVSHHQVSPQIIANILDLGHALLQRPVELLAGVQQTLDALHGKYDLILATKGDLLDQQRKIKNSALGDYFHHIEIMSDKQTVDYEHLLRRLSCKPEQFFMVGNSMKSDILPVLALDAHAGYIPYSVTWSHEQHDTPLQHEKLITLQTLPDLLHYL
- a CDS encoding chloramphenicol acetyltransferase, whose protein sequence is MRHLIHLEEWNRKEQFKFFSTFDEPFFGITVTIDCTHAYSQAKQNGQSFFLYYLYRALQAANHIENFRYRIVDQEVYLYDQIHASPTINRPNGTFGFAYMNYHIDEATFIQHAQEEIKKTQESTALLPAITGENVIHFSAVPWLNFTSLSHARSFSFPDSSPKISFGKVTENQGILSMPVSIHAHHALVDGYHVGLFVEEFQRLMEEGEMVRR
- the mltG gene encoding endolytic transglycosylase MltG: MKLKNILIALSVVGAFVFLGYLYVWYQKAFSPNLKNWDEKEYFYIRTSDNFMDVLQALRPYLNNPEGFEEIASQRSFNSNLIAGRFKLTNGMDSYSLIEALRKNVPVRLTFNNQERIENLAGRIASQVEADSIAMMEVFYDPQFLEENGFTKESVLVGFLPETYEFYWTVTPLKMRNRMHKEYLKFWDEERKEKAAALGLTPVEVAILASIVQKETSKNDEKSKVAGVYLNRMRIGMPLQADPTVVYAKKLYTDDFDQVIKRVYHKDTEIASPYNTYQNVGLPPGPIFMPDKGTIDAVLNAEKHDYIYFCASVDRMGYHEFAETLAQHNQNSRKYSAWLNQSGIR
- a CDS encoding GNAT family N-acetyltransferase, translated to MIRLEHETIYLRALEPEDLEFIYQIENDLSLWEVSNTQTPYSRFLIHQYLENAHLDIYEAKQLRLVICSKATNETLGLIDLFDFDPKNGRAGVGIVIQQDTNRAQGIGSQALELVLNYSREYLYLNQLYANIASDNQASIQLFTKFEFSEIGIKKAWTRVGQTYKDEIMYQLIF
- the dapF gene encoding diaminopimelate epimerase, with the translated sequence MLSFWKYQGTGNDFVMLDNRNKTFDASKEELIAHLCDRRFGIGADGLILVEEDEQADFKMVYFNSDGKESTMCGNGGRCIVAFAKQLGIIEDTCRFTAVDGLHYATIDSQGIVALQMIDVDHVELQKKGAFLNTGSPHHVEIVRDLAYFDVYKKGKQIRHSEAYAPKGTNVNFVEQEGPNHFRIRTFERGVEDETLSCGTGATAVALAMHNLGKVDSNEVKIEVEGGELAVHFEYINQTYQKVFLKGPATLVFQGSITL
- a CDS encoding trypsin-like peptidase domain-containing protein; its protein translation is MKKIFTTFFTCLLTAGITLIGYTYYLDKRAAAGESIPLFESSSSSHQVPTASPVDFTSAAENTVNAVVHVKNLSYITTRSNPLLEFFYGYKGGTQTQVGTGSGVIISEDGYIVTNNHVIANASELEITLNNNQTYKARLIGSEKQMDLALLKIDAPEKLPFLTFGDSDAIQLGEWVLAVGNPYNLTSTVTAGIISAKARNLSETGIQSFIQTDAAVNPGNSGGALVNVKGELIGINTMISSNTGSYVGYAFAVPSNVTKKIVEDFLEFGNVQQGALGVSGFELNANSAKQLNLTTNQGFYIQEVVQDSDAAKVQLKKGDIITAINGRTITSFVDIKNILNTKRPGDRVQLTINSNNNIQQKEIRLIAAQAPTFAFNGIEFEDLTAEEQTKYKVNYGVKITAITNTKFMPYRGELVDAILLAINGQKINSIDEAKTLFSQINENQRIKLDILSPKGELIKVYL
- a CDS encoding glyceraldehyde-3-phosphate dehydrogenase translates to MKDTSLYEKELAFQADRRKACVEFIKIVSDLWFDKSIELLMFRNQLIDRSVSDIINLHEYAAKFVEKPINIFDTVEIAKAIQQADLPPSRIDIGRLTYEYHLEDNKHSNALGFVVSKLKDAKNTGEIVPKDVVLYGFGRIGRLLARELMNKIGKGQQMRLRAIVTRDKNDAVLLEKRASLLKYDSVHGDFEGSVIADPANNALIINGTTVHMISANTPEEIDYTAFDIDNALIIDNTGAFTTEEALKRHLSSKGASKVLLTAPGKGIPNIVHGVNHTEYNPAEVNIWSAASCTTNAITPILKVMEDNFGVVKGHLETIHAYTNDQNLVDNMHKKYRRGRAAALNMVITETGAGSAVAKALPSLAGKLTSNAIRVPVPNGSLVVLNLEIGKETSVDALNEVMRNAALNGDLVEQIKYSLNNELVSSDIVGTSAPAIFDSKATIVSADGKNVVMYVWYDNEYGYSHQVIRLAKYIAQVRRYTYY